TGGCTGCAGATTGCCCATGCTCATTCTAGGTGAGGCATAAACGTGGTTATACCTGCATTACCTGCTGCCTGATGTGCATCAGCCTAGACCGTAGTATTAATTGCTGATGTGCATGTACCGGGTTACATCAATTATTCTCTCACTGCTCATTGTTTCTGGCATCTTAAAACCAAAATGATGGTATGTGTGAAAATACCTAGATCGCTGGGTATGTTTGTATACCTAGAGGCCACCCAAGGAGCACAAGAACACATTCTATAAACATGTGCTTTGGTACTAAACAGGTGAAGGAATATGCCAGCTTTCAGTTACTTCTTGCTTTGATGTTGAGATATGTTTCTCTTCCCACTGCTAGTTCATCTTTCTTAATGACTGCGTCTTTAAGTGCTTTAAACATTTATTCATAAGATGTAGACTCTGATTAATTCCCCATTAATATAATTCACGCTGAGAGCAACATACAACTTTTTGCAAGTTCTGATTTTAAGATGGGCCTATTCTTTTTACGCTTCTCATACAGACAGTTATTACAGTCACCTTGGAAGCATTTTGAAATTTTACGTAGCCACCATTTATATGAACTGGAGCTTCTATATAAATACCATCAGTatttttgcattgcattgcagaTGTCACTTTTTAGAGCTGTCACCATTGCCAGAGTTTCAGCAACCACATGTTAGAGCCACTGTACAAAGGTCTCAATTGACACAAATCGTTACACTAGCTTGGCAACAAatcctatggcaaccctatgtgttcTCAACCCTGTGGCAGTAAGCGTCTGTCTTGTAGCCCCTTACTCAAAAAGATTGACGTACTTAGGCACTGCTTGCTTGTAGAGGTGCACACAGTTTGATGGAGGGGCACAGTCTGTTCACTTTGATGAGATGGCATTTGGTAAGGCAGAGCcaaacttttcttctttttgttcaGCACGGATGATGGCGAAATGATGGACGTTACATTTGAAAATTCAGAGACATTCATTGCTGCTCGGCTGGAACAGACCTTGGCTGCGTTGGATAAAGAACTAGCAGGTAGGTGTGTTTGTGCTGCCGAAAGAATGAAGAAAAGAGGAACACAGTGGCAGTCCACCAATTAAGTCATTTAGATGGCAGCCAAAATTAGAGACTCAGAGGAGGTGATAAAGAAGCTGTAGTCCAAACCCTCCTACTGCAGAACATCTCAACACAAGAGACAATTCTGCTTCCGTTCCTAGCCGCCTTTTACCTCTTTAGGGCACTGTAACGGAGGCTTGTATACAAGCAAAGGTTGTCACTGAGCATTATGCTTAGGGAGCATAGGAAGAAGTTAGGACAAGCCAATAAACTTGTTAATACTATTATTTATTCTGATCATTATGTTGAAAAGATATTAAGTATCTCTTGACAGAAGAAAGTCAATAGCTTCAGACAGTCAAAATGGTCTATTGGCATATCTTCAATAGAGTTGTACAGTGAGAAATCCAGCCCTCTGCTTTCGGTTACAACACAAGACTGCTATCTACAGATGTGACGAAGAGTGCATGTTTTACCTTCTTGCTTAATCTCTACTTTGCAAAGAAAACTCCGAAATCCCTAAATACGGTTGGAGAAAAGAGGGCTGCCACAAAAACCCACTTCTGTTCAAATGCTATAGTGTGTATTCTATGTTAGCCACAAACACATCCCTTTGATAACCATTCACAGTTGTGCATCAATGCCTGTGTAGTATTTTCCAGTCCAATGATTATTAACATGAGTTAGCACCTGAGAACATCATGTGAGATTGCATAATACATATAATTTGCTTTTTTGAGCTTTCCTGGAAATCTAGATAGCTAGGGAAATAAGCTGCGTGCATGACTCATCTAGATTACATTTTCATGAGTGTCTTGATATGGGAATTGCTTTATTTTACTTGGTCTCAGTGCATAGGAAGGGAAAGACATCTTGGAATAAGTTTGACATGAGTATGCAAGTAAAATAGTGCTTTAACTATTAAGGCTGCATTTAAGAGAACAGCAGAACTGCACAAATAACTTGTTGCACAGAGTGGAGCTGTTTGCTTTCACCTGTCACATGGCGAACAGCTTTTGCACCCATGGAGTTGCATATGCAGCATGGGAGCTGCTGTTTAATGTTCAAAGCTGCCCCTCCCCAGTGTGCGTGCTCAGATGTTGTCTCcgttaatattttataatatATCAGAATGCCAAGGTACATATGTTACAAGTTTTTGAAAGATTTTGTTGATATTCTTCATAGCGATGGAAGGTATGCATGAAGATTCTGAAAGGGGTTCTGTATCCAGTGAGACAGATGGTTCTTTCCCACAAAATGCTAAGGCTGCTGAAGATCTCCCAGCTGCTGTGCCAGTGACAATTATAGATGAAGTTCCAGAAGTTGATACCAGAATCCACTCTACGAGAGAAAGAAGAGATGCTTTGCTTTCCCAGACGCAGACAAATGACGGTGTTCCAGTCAGTCTCGTTAACCCAGGGAAGCTGTCCAATGAAAACAACAACGCTGGCTCTTTCAGCAAGGGATATGTGGACAGGGGATCTCTGAGTTCATCTAAGAGTGTATTACAACAGCAGTCACCTGATCCCGAACTGAGACATCAAAATGAGGAAGAGCAGAAATACGAGTCTGAGACGCAGGCATCCTGGTTGGAGAAAAGGGACACGGAGGTGGTCTTTAAAAAGGCTTCTGACCTCAAGCTTATGAACAAAGTGGATGGCACAAAGGAGAAAGTGAAATCACCGAATGAGCAGAATGCCAAGGGAGAGCTTCCAGGCAAAATTAAAACTGAGCTGGAATTCAGGCTAGCATCCTCACGATCCACTGAAGATAAGGAAGCTATTCCGCCACCATCCTTGTGGTGCAGCCGTGTTCACAATGCAGTAGCAAGCTATGAGCCCAAGACAGGCCTAACAACCTTTAAAGTTGTTCCTCCCAAACCTGAAGTGAAATGTTTTGACACAGATGCATCTCTGTCCACTGGTGCCATTAAAATAGATGAGCTGGGCAACTTGGTGACTCCAAATCCTGTGGGGATTAAAAAGGTTGCTGCAACCTCGCCTTCTAGTGAAGCAAGGGAAAGCCTCCTTGGGAGAGCCAAAGCATACTGGAGGTCAAACTCTGTAGAAAAACCGCTTGAGGAGTCCCCAGTAGGTTATTCTAACAAATCCCCAGTTGCCCCTAATTCCAAACCCCTCAGTAAAACGTCTGAAACCCAGCATGACTGCTTTCCAAGTCTGAAAGTGGCAACGACGCCACCAGTTGGTTCACAAGTTGTTGAAAATAATTTGGGTCCTGAAAAAACGAAGCCACCCCTTCGTGTCCCACAGTACCCAATGAAAACACCAACTGCCCCAGTAGTTAACAAGGATAAGATAGAGCTACCATTTCAGAAGCCCCAAAGAAGAACATCAAGCCATTATGTAGCTTCTGCAATTGCAAAATCCTTGGATCCACCCCCGTTTAAAACCCATCAGGAAAGACATGAcaagggagaagaaaataatgATCAAAGGGGGGCAAAAACTGATACGGAATCCCTTCCTAAAAGATGCATTATTGTGGCCAAATACTGCCCAGAGGAACCacagccagcaagaacaaatgaaGGTTATTCAAGTATCTTCAGCTGCAGTAAAAATACAGGAAATAAATTACCAATTGGTGCTCAGTCCAAGATGACAAACAGTACTGCCAACAGTAAGTCACTGAATCAGGCCAGTCCTGCTAACCACTACAGAAGGAACTTCAGTGCACCGTTTACCACGGGCTCTTCTACAGATGGCATCGCAGAAAAGGAGACCGGTGGCAGCTCCATACAAAATATAATTGTTCGAGAAACATCGCCTATATTCTATCAAAATGGGGAGCAGACTGGTCCGACTAGTCCCCTCTCCTTCCTTAAACCATTTAATGGCCCCTCATCTTCCATCACTTCCAGCTCCCTTGTGAAGTCGAGTAGTGGGCATACTGTCAACAGCGGATCGCAGGAATTCAGTGGCACCCCTCTGGTTAACCAAGTGGCttctgagaaagaaagaaaccttgGAAGTGCCTCTACCAGGAATGGACAGGAGCCTCCTATCAGGGATGACAACATCTACAATGTCTTCGGGCCAAAGAAAAAGTTTAAACCAGTCATCCAGAAGCCACTTCCCAAAGACACATCGCTTCACAGCGCTCTAATGGAAGCCATCCAGACTGCAGGAGGAAGAGAAAAACTTCGAAAGGTAAGataacccagctgagatcagtgtTGAGTACTCTAGGATGCTTAGCACTTCCTGTAACACCCAAAGctgctctgagagccaaactacaaatgacgtcttacacaggttggacactagtcggcttccctcaagttttgatgggaaatgtaggcatcctggtcttgcagctgtaatggagagccaagctgtaaaaccagggcgcctacatttcccatcaaaacttgagggaagccgactagtgtccaacctgtgtaagatgtcacttgtagtttggctcttagattaGTTAAAATGATAAACCTGGCCTTTTTACCTTAGCAGATACCTGTCTTGTTTTATAACAGCAGCTGTACgcatggtatttttaaaaatttatattagCAAGATACTGCGGAGGCTACTGTCTGTTCTGCACGTACTGTGTGTTATGAAACAGCAATAACAGCTGCACTTGTTTAGAGTAGGAAGATGGATACAGGTATgtattgcagagagagagagagcattagCTATAATTAGCCTCTAAGACTAACCGTGTCCTCATGAAGGATAATGTAAAAGATTTAATCACACAACATGTTGTGGCAGTGGGTACTGCCTTTGGTTCCAGAGAGTCTGATTTCTCCTCTCTGATCAATACATCATTCATAGAACCAACGTTTACACACAATTCATATTTAATAATCAGTGGCATATGAGGATAAAGACTAAAATGTTAGGCCTTCCAACAGAATTTGCACAGAGATGTCACAACGAGCTGTAATTAAACGGAGATTTGCCGTGGCAGGCTCAGACACTGTTTGTTATGCTTAGGCACCCTTCTCTTGCTTATGCCATGCAATTAAGACTTCTTGGTTTGAGAAGCTTTGAAgcaatgggcagggggttggactagatggtctgtatggccccttccaactctatgattcaatCTACAAGGGATTCCAAACTGGGGTTAAATCAAGGCTTAGGGTTCTGGTTTATCAGAGACAGGCAAACTCCAGTTCACCAGGCAGCTGCATTTGGACATCATATGGCCTGGAAGCTTGTTTCAAGGCTTCTCAAGCCCAAAAGCCCTAATCAGGCTTTgtgcacaagggggggggggcagggcatgCATGGAGACAACAAACAACATTTATGCCCTGCACAGCAAATTTCAGTTTATTGTGTTGGGAGTTCAGCTGGGGTGATCTTCCAGATGCTCAAATTATCTACATTTCCAAACTTTGAGTTAAAAAGAGAGATTATGTGCATTTGTTTTATCACATTTTAGATTTCAGACAACACTGTAAATGGAACTCAGAAGAAAGCTTTGGTTTTGGAGCCGGAGAATGAGCGCTGTGCCCTCCTGGCCGCCATTAGAGGTCACAGTGGAACCTCCAAGCTGAGAAAGGTAAAGGCAAAAAGTTTCCTTTCCGTGGCTTGTTTATCCCTTCTACTGTACCGTATCAGTGATCTGGAAATGAACGTCCCATTGTCATGAAAAAGCCCAAAGAAAACAGATCAGTACAGGCGTGGTTGCCATATACCTTTCCAGTGAGATGGAGCAGATTCTGCACTCACTGACTTTACTAGAGTTTCACCTGTTGCAACTGAGGATAATCCTTGTAGTTCAGAAGGTCACTGATGACTTGCTCAAATGAGAGAGTTGTAGCAGAACGAGGCTTGCTGTAACTCAGTCATCTGTTCCTGGAGCCTGAGAAATACCCGTTCATTCGTTTAATCATTCATGTATCTAGCTTGCTAGCTCCGGGGCACAGCACAGGTCACTGTGAAGAAGCTATGCTCTCAGGATGGTTACTCTTATAtcatagtttcaagtgggtagccatgttggcctgccatagaagagcaaggtttgagtccagtagcaccttaaagacccaacaaggtttccagggtattggctttcaagagtcaagctccttttgtcagataccaaAGGGAGCTTTCACTTGAAAgtgtataccctgaaaaccttattggtcctaaaggtgctactggacttgaatcttgctattaTATCACTCCTTATGgttagtaatttttttaaaatgctcatttGTTTGCCTTTCGACTTCAGTCTCTTCTGATTTAAGGGTCATTTCACACATAAGGCAGAGACAAACCCAGGTTTGCCATCAAGTGTATATTCAGCTGCCAATGCGCTCTCATGAGTGTATCTGTACAACGCACATTTGCAGATACGCATTTTAACTTAAAATATCCAAGGTGTGAAGCAGCTCTTAATGCATTAAACAAATGTCATTGCAGCCTATTTATACTGATACTTGTTGTATCCCGGCTTTGGCCATGAGTGTCCAAAACAGAAATAAGAGAAACAATCCTTTTTTAAGGAGGAACCCTTGACATACTGCATACCACACCTACCTCCTGGTGTCGTAGCTGCAGCACAGACTAGCATGGATCGCATTACGGAGTGCTATAtcggctttttttcagtgggaatgtgggggaatggagttccagaacctcttgaaaatggtcacatggctgatggccctgccccctgatctccaggcagaggggagtttagatagccctccgtgccactgagtggcgcagagggctatctaaactcccctctgtctggagatcagggggcggacccaccagccatgtgaccattttctccgagggcaacccactgagttccaccacctcttttcccagaaaaaaagccctgtgctatATCAACAATTAATCTTGTGACACCTCTAAGTTTTAACAAATGTATTGTGGCAAAAACTTTCCAAGAGCCAGAAGTTCAGATGCAGACTGGACTCAATTGACTGTTGATCTTGCAAAGTTTTGGGGTACTTTTGCATTCCCTTAATGCTTATATGATGGCTCACTGATCCTTTCCCCTTCACTTTCATCCATTGTGAAGGATACAGTTTTTAATTATCTACTGCCTAGTATTGTGATGATGAAATGCAGAGGTATATATGTTAATATATTATGGTTAGAAAACCAACCGCTTTAGAAGGGTGCCTCGATTTGCAGTCTTGTTACTTTCTTAAAATAATACACTCTTCTTGATTTTTATTTGTACAACAAATCAAACCACATTTGCAGGCACAGATTTGTAGTAACCATTCGTGTGTGATATAAATCGCTTCAGGGAAGGTGACTATCGGTAGCTTAATGTGTCGTGCTGATTGCAAAAGTTTTGTGGTCATTTTCAACCTAAGATAGTAGCCAACTACGGGCCTTCCGTGCCAAAAGCGTTTCCAGGATGCCAGAGTTCCAATAAATAACGATTGGATGTCTGAGCCTGCTTCAAGGCCAAACCCTTGATCCTAGTCATCTGTCCTTTTGAGTGATGTGAGCGGGCAGGAACAGATGTTCAGACTTAATAGGCAAATAAAATCTGCTACATGTTTTACTTCAATGGGACAAGCCAAAATTGTTTAGAAGGGGAGAATTTAAAATATGCTTCCAATATCAAATATCCGGTGGTCCATCACGCCTACTATTAATTTACATACCTCCTTTCATCTTTCTCCTTGGTAGACCTCTTCATCCGCTTCTGAAGAGTTGCAAGGTTTCCGAAATGCAGAATTACGTTTGCAAATCAGAGAAGCATCTCCGACAGAGCCGCGGTGTAATCCTCctctgccaccaccgccaccgccTCCTCCAACTCTTTTGTCAAGAAAAACTCCGAGAACCCTTGAAAGTAGCATTACAGAAAACTCGGGTGATGCAAGGCAGGCCCTTATGGAAGCCATCCGTTCAGGGCATGGGGCAGCACGCTTAAGAAAGGTAAACAGCTGTGTGGAAAGGAAGAGCTTAGGAGGAAGACATTAGTTGAAGCCAAGGATAAAGGGACAAGTTAGGGAAACAGGAGGGGTTCCACCTGGTGGAAAGAGAAGATAGTTTTATGCCTGGCATAGGCTTAGGATTGCTTGTGAGACGTCAAGCTTGAATTCAGGTATGTTTTTCACAACTTAATGTGACAGCACGGAAGACGTCTGGGGAAAATGGTCTTGACGCATCATTTCATCGTGTTTCATCTTATGGTATAATAAGTATTAGGCTTCCATATGAATGTCAGAAGGAACTTTTGTAAATGATATCCCAGAAATGTATGAGATGAGGTTCCAGGCTTCCTAGCCCTGTCCTGTTTCTTACTACTTTTTTGTGGACCAAATATTAGGGTCAGTTGAAATATTACCCATCCAACATAGGTATCAAAAAGCAGGTAGGTTAAGTATTTGCGTTGGGCTGACTATGAAACCACAGTTCAGTATAGCACTTCCACACCAGCACCTCACATCCCTGGCAGCTGGCTACATGTCTTGTATGGAACAGGATGTTTCATGCAGTAAACTCCATTACAAGCACTACATCCTTTTTCATAGAGTGTATTTACATGGGAGGAGTGATATTTGAAACTGGCCTTATTCTCAACTCAGCTAGGGTACTTAAACTGTCTGCTGTAAGACTTACTTTTAGTATAAAAccagcttgatacccatgctttgctatagtatttaactactttaaatccagggGGGGAGGTGTAagtaggcaggagcctgccagccacacaggaaaggcaGGCCCCAcggggagattggcaaccctcgtGAGCTTTGAGGAGAAGACTGGGAAGttcatttgacctcaggacatattcaatgactcccaatagcaactgcatagtgtttagaatattgggagtgaggaccaatcaggccacgtATGCAAATAactttgaaaggctggcccaatcagaaagagtggccgagctggcagtgggcgggggcacaagcaggcagcagcctgccagccacacaggaaagccatattcctttgggaaaacactttttacccctttttacacCCTTAGGGGGCgagtttcttaaaatcccttcttagtgggtctTTATATCATGacaggaatgttctccccaattTTCATGTTTCTAAgtccagggatttgggctgggctttgatgagtcagttaggctacttgtctttatatagagagagacaAGTATCTATGGAAGAGGCAATGAAGCTCAATAGTAAAATGTGGATTTGATACATGTGAAGTCTTGGATCTCATTCCCATCATCTTCAGTCTGACAGTCTGGGCCAACAAGCTGAAGCAGCCAGATTGGATATGGTACAAGGCTGCATGCACGCGTTCACCTGATTCTGTCTGAAGAATCATAAGTGTATCCTTAGGAATTCTGACTTACAGCTATCTACCTTTGAAGAATGTGCCAGTTCAATCAAGTTTGCTTTTGAATTGTTCTAGTGAAAACCAACATTAATGAAGTTCTTTCAGAATTTCCAAGGAAGTTGAGTATATCTTAACAAGATCTTGTATATGTTTGCAAATGCAGATGGAATTTTCCCACCTCAAGTCTTACTATGTGTGTAAATATTATGTAACCTTATCTGTTTgcactttaaaagaaaaacaaacccaCAAAAGGAATAAAGCAAATGCTATTACTTTCAAGCAGTTTTCAAAGGAAGTATAAACCTCAGAAAATCATTACTCATTACATGAAGAAACTAGTAGATTTGGGAGCCTGGCATATAATCCCGAATAACACTTTACAAACCACAGTGTCAAAGGCCACAGGGAGATAGTGCTGTCAAGCCATGTGGTTTTTGATCGGAATGATTCCATCATGTACATTTTCCCTCGGTCGCTGAGGTAAAATGTGGTATCCAGTTCTGGAGATCACAGAAGTTTGTCTTGATGAAGAATGTaataaaagcagcagaaaagacAGTAGGGGGAAATTTCCCTTCCTTTTCTGCCTCTCCAGAAGGATATCCTCATTCTAGTGGGGATTAGGATGGAGAAGATTGTTTCGAGCAGCAGAAACAGAGATTGGGCAACACGAGTGATGGAATATGGAAACACTTGAGGGAGAAGAACTGTCTGTGTTGGGGGAGACGAGGTTTTCCAGAAATGGGTGCACTGTAAGCAAGGCCACTGCCAATTCGTACAGTCCCTGTATTAGCCAAGGATAGTGTGATCAAATGGGACAAGTAAATATACATATGTGAAATTAAAGCCAtgttaagcatttcttcaaatgTTAACTTTTTAAAGGTTTTTCTCAAAATGTTAGATGTAACAATGGCCCTGCATCTAACAAGTGGAAGAAAAGTACTTTTTCAAGCCTTTCAAGCAAAGTTTTAGGGAAAGTTGTGAAACGTGAAAGTTTTAAGGAAAGTTGTGAAACGTGAAAACCCAGTGCAGGTGATTAATGTAGATGCGGGGTTTCAGTGAGAGCTACATCTCCTGCAACGAGGAATCGCCTGAATCACTGGCCCTCAGCTCAAAAGAAGTAGTCATCGTTCACCCTATATCCTTCTCATCTTCTCTTGCTGTTTCACCTCTGCCGAAATTTTTAAGGGAATCTTCAGCCCAGCCTCAACTGTCTTCTGCCTGGTTTCACACTCTTtcgtctcctcccccctcccaagagaTGCCTAGTGCTTTCTGGCCTAATAGATGCATCTCTGTTTCCATGGCCATGGTGCTTCAGTGCCATCAGCAAATAGCAGTTTCAGAGCTTTAGCTGTTCCTAGAGGGTTTACAGGTGAGCCTTGGGATAGCAGTTAGCATAGTATACTGTTGTAAGCAGGTACGCTAACCAAAGactcatctttgtggcttctgtgcactCTTCCCTTGGAactgcgcaggccagccacaaagaagatttccagagccttctagaagactaggagctcCCCTCCCTTTGGTGTTTTACCTGCCCAAATCACATGGCCAGGAGGAGGGGCACTATTccttcagttctctttttgccaccacagagagaggatctccattgctgttctctgcttttccctcacctcatccttgaggctgaagagaatttatttcttttaaaagttttaaaccaTGAGTcattctagtgaagaataaaACTACATTTGCTGTCATCATTATggctcaagagtagagatgggcacgaacaaaaaaaccgaacatgatgttcgttgccatccatgaacagggactcacaaacaaccacgaacatggccctgttcatgaacatgttggtggttggctgttcgtgggggccagcaggctctcctccagccatcatccaagtcaagatccctactgcaccactcccagaaacctgacctgagcaggcaccaggaaaggtaccaataataaataatagcttggccccagagcctggcagcagccctggaacttgaaggggtaggtccctatcccaccacacacagaaaattcaagctccaatgcactctctcaaaatgccaacagcaactgtctctctccctctccactgtctgcaaagccagagctgggagccccccttccccccctgctctttgctcccgtgtaacaaatgtggagcttcacacttgaaagaaagacctgcctatcaagctaaattgggcttagattggggtttccagggcaacagcaggagttgattgcaggtgccaaactgtctggcttgacaaacagcaacgaacgaggcttgcaacgaccacctgttcgtttagaatggggcctcacgaacagcttttttgtgaacagcagattgggctgttcatggctttttttttttgtattgctgttcgtgcccatctctactcaagagagGCTTCTTCCAATTCCTAGATACCCTGATGGGAGGCATGGCTTGTTTGGCCTTGCGACACACTGTGATGGTCCATGGCCTGCCCTTTTGTTTGCCCCTTTGCTGCCATGGACCCCCATCATTGGGAAATGCTCTTGCAAATCTACCAGCAAGataatctgtttttatgttttatctcCGAGCTGTTTTTTGTTGCACAGATTGTTCTGCTAGCAGCACAAGGTTCATTGATGGTGCATACTGTCTGTCCTTTCTTTGTCCCCATTATGCCAGCTTCACTGTTTTCATTGTTCTGCTGTAGATCTGCTGTTTTCACTCCTGCTAATGACTTTGGCAGTTTTGAtcagctccttttcctgcactataGCAGTAGTCTCGTTTTTTTTCTGAGTGGCAACTGCTGCTCCTTGACTACCAAATCTTGCACCTCTAAGTACTGAAGCTATAGCAGGACTTGGACCATTCTTCTTGTGCTATTGATTATGTTTGAGATTCAAATACTCTAAACTTTCCTCTTCCTTATTGGATCTCAAAGAACATTCAAAGTAGTGAGTGTAACCCCTTGTTAACTTTTTTCACCTCTCTAGTGCTTCATTTTAGTTCACAGCacttccacctgtggaatgagGACATTGTGGGTTTTAATCtatgttcccccctcccaatcattgAGTTCTACAATGTCTCACAATACTATCGgttgtattagtcattcaggcTCCAAGACAGACCTGGCAGTATCCTCGCACAACCCTTTCTTTATGGGGTTGGGAGAGGCCATCACACTCTCCCTTGCGTACATGTCTGTTCAACATCCTTTACCTTGAATAGCTCCCCCCCACCAGAGCACTGTTTTTATCTTGCTGCATTCCTGCTTCTACTTTGGCAGGGACACTTAGAGAGCTCCCTgcttctttagaagcacctctgggtgaatgtcaatgagacacttaagcatctgttgggaaggtggtcctCCATAGCCTCTTACTTTGAGGGCTTCACACCCTCCTCACAAAacaggactgcacagaagccatgaagatatgaaaaaaaaggttgtgcttacctgtaactgttgttcatc
Above is a window of Eublepharis macularius isolate TG4126 chromosome 11, MPM_Emac_v1.0, whole genome shotgun sequence DNA encoding:
- the COBL gene encoding protein cordon-bleu isoform X3 gives rise to the protein MKARAPPPPNQPPASCKVNNERKLSTDVGILPDQGGINMKENMINRTVDFTVVFPDGEEQKNTVHGSKAVMDLLVDLCSRYHLNPAHHTLELQSWGTQQPLQYKPNTLIGALDVQKILLKEKTPEGKTKRPPPKIPEKTVRLVVNYLKTQKAVVRVNPEVPLESIIPAICEKCEVSQEHLILLRDTITGEELELTKSLNELGIKELYAWDRKRVIPSKAQSEPSLNCRETRNSTSSDPAEKEKKRFLGFFRTNKRSSKAEESSLRMDVDYASEEPLKSTTASQQSLDRITTAPNSPSVNSCSVTLGPSLSLGNISGMTSNSEIKKRRAPLPPTVMPPLQSGETNGQEKTLSQMTQSSSQNELQKKKRRAPQPPTPPTPTMPNRIEEVEDKRQSTVGNGRHVPQKPPRGNTRGPPQLVIPPPPPYPPPDRDMDPAVLYNGTDVTDPTKLVPKRDVQISNDNVYSSDEIVLELSEIEETTSVSSCFASEDTTEDSGIMSSPSDIVSLDSQNDSMRSRDKSVNAQETSAEAESTVVAESCSLRKTSFNSDESENIHQSTDDGEMMDVTFENSETFIAARLEQTLAALDKELAAMEGMHEDSERGSVSSETDGSFPQNAKAAEDLPAAVPVTIIDEVPEVDTRIHSTRERRDALLSQTQTNDGVPVSLVNPGKLSNENNNAGSFSKGYVDRGSLSSSKSVLQQQSPDPELRHQNEEEQKYESETQASWLEKRDTEVVFKKASDLKLMNKVDGTKEKVKSPNEQNAKGELPGKIKTELEFRLASSRSTEDKEAIPPPSLWCSRVHNAVASYEPKTGLTTFKVVPPKPEVKCFDTDASLSTGAIKIDELGNLVTPNPVGIKKVAATSPSSEARESLLGRAKAYWRSNSVEKPLEESPVGYSNKSPVAPNSKPLSKTSETQHDCFPSLKVATTPPVGSQVVENNLGPEKTKPPLRVPQYPMKTPTAPVVNKDKIELPFQKPQRRTSSHYVASAIAKSLDPPPFKTHQERHDKGEENNDQRGAKTDTESLPKRCIIVAKYCPEEPQPARTNEGYSSIFSCSKNTGNKLPIGAQSKMTNSTANSKSLNQASPANHYRRNFSAPFTTGSSTDGIAEKETGGSSIQNIIVRETSPIFYQNGEQTGPTSPLSFLKPFNGPSSSITSSSLVKSSSGHTVNSGSQEFSGTPLVNQVASEKERNLGSASTRNGQEPPIRDDNIYNVFGPKKKFKPVIQKPLPKDTSLHSALMEAIQTAGGREKLRKISDNTVNGTQKKALVLEPENERCALLAAIRGHSGTSKLRKTSSSASEELQGFRNAELRLQIREASPTEPRCNPPLPPPPPPPPTLLSRKTPRTLESSITENSGDARQALMEAIRSGHGAARLRKVPLFV